AAAAGATGGATTGACAAAGATAAGAGATGACGCGGAGTCAGAACTGGAAGTTGTCGACGACGTCATTTTCTGGTAGTGTCTTAAACCGATCGCCAAGCGCGTCTTCGGTCTTGGGCACCGACTTCGTGACAGGGGCAGGTTCCTGCGCCTCGGAGCTGGCGGGCCCCACGTGCAGTTCCTGCGGAAGTGGGTCATTCGCGGGCGCCGGCTTGTCTGTAGAGGGGGTAGTGTGTTGGCCGCGTTCCCGGGGATGGGCGGTGTATGCGGCATGGTCAGTCTCGAAGGACACGATGCTCCCGAACAGCTCCGGCGCACGCGGATGTGCGCTCAGCTTCCATTCACCGTAGACGTCCGCGCGGAGGTTGGACATATCCCAGTTGATCCCTGCGACCTTGAATCCGGGGTAGCCGGGCGGGAGGCCGACTTCCTTCCACTTCTTGCACCATACGGGGGTGCGCCCCTCGGCAAGGCCCAGAGCCTTGCGCAGTGGCAGCGACAGGCGTCCTGGGCGATAGCGCCGGCGCATGCGGGTCCAATGGGCCTCCTGGTCCAGGTTGCGATTTTCGTAATACATGTCACCATACTGCAGCATGATGTCCGGCCGCCAATTGCGTCCGAGCTTAAAGAAAGCGTCGTGCAGCTTGACGTAGTCCAGGTCCAGCCGCCCCATCTTCGGCTGTAcacgcgcgcgcgcctcCTGCTTCAAAGTCTTATCTTCGGAGACACCGGACAGAGCGTTGCGCATAGACTCGATATCCGTCTGCTTGATAACATCGGGTAGCTCGAAGGGCCGTTTCTCCAGCAGGGAGCGACCCGAAAGATACTCTCGCTTCGTCTGCCAGTGCGCGGGCACAGGCACCACATTCTTGGAGGCTTTGATATGCACGAGCAGGTGGGGGTCCTGTGCGTCGCAGTCGTACCACTGAATTAGCTCGGGGTGGGGCACCAGCGCCTTCA
This is a stretch of genomic DNA from Eremothecium gossypii ATCC 10895 chromosome VI, complete sequence. It encodes these proteins:
- the CUS1 gene encoding U2 snRNP complex subunit CUS1 (Syntenic homolog of Saccharomyces cerevisiae YMR240C (CUS1)), with the translated sequence MRIKTAAAMGAARKRNRQRGKAASDRRSELAVLVDERRRQRAPGAPPEVPGSAARRTEVDPAFAEVFARFEAVQAPPPPVSSSEPAPAPPQAETPDSDGGSAPAGARRRDQRPALAELKALVPHPELIQWYDCDAQDPHLLVHIKASKNVVPVPAHWQTKREYLSGRSLLEKRPFELPDVIKQTDIESMRNALSGVSEDKTLKQEARARVQPKMGRLDLDYVKLHDAFFKLGRNWRPDIMLQYGDMYYENRNLDQEAHWTRMRRRYRPGRLSLPLRKALGLAEGRTPVWCKKWKEVGLPPGYPGFKVAGINWDMSNLRADVYGEWKLSAHPRAPELFGSIVSFETDHAAYTAHPRERGQHTTPSTDKPAPANDPLPQELHVGPASSEAQEPAPVTKSVPKTEDALGDRFKTLPENDVVDNFQF